From Prunus dulcis unplaced genomic scaffold, ALMONDv2, whole genome shotgun sequence, one genomic window encodes:
- the LOC117612791 gene encoding DNA repair protein XRCC3 homolog has product MTPQNLMLLPLSTPKLSIGCPILDHCLGGGIPCNSITELVGESGSGKTQLCLQLTVRAQLPPSHGGLGGSSIYIFTEFSFPFRRLQQLGNLYHASYPNLIRLEPLEDIYVHGVHDAQELIHVLGDIEAFIAIDHTRLPVKLIVIDSIAALFRSQYQTTPADLKRRSEMFFNISGTLKGLANKFGLVVVVTNQVVDFIGPHDGVNGVRLGNLESLDTSGRRVSPALGLAWAHCINSRVFLARHEQSIEVDIRNAPSTSICSQTHRTFHLVFAPHLAYASAEFVIKKEGIVGVSQ; this is encoded by the coding sequence ATGacaccccaaaacctcatgcTCCTTCCTCTTTCAACCCCTAAATTATCCATTGGATGCCCAATACTAGATCACTGCTTGGGGGGTGGGATACCCTGCAACTCCATAACAGAATTAGTAGGGGAGAGTGGTTCTGGGAAGACGCAGCTTTGTCTCCAACTTACGGTACGAGCTCAGCTCCCACCCTCACATGGTGGACTAGGGGGCTCCTCCATCTACATATTCACAGAATTCAGCTTCCCATTTCGTCGATTGCAACAACTAGGCAACCTTTATCATGCATCATACCCCAACTTAATAAGGTTGGAGCCATTGGAAGACATATATGTTCATGGTGTTCATGATGCTCAAGAACTCATCCATGTCCTTGGAGACATAGAAGCATTTATTGCCATTGATCACACCCGCCTACCTGTGAAACTCATTGTCATTGATTCCATTGCTGCATTGTTCCGATCACAGTATCAGACAACACCGGCAGATTTGAAACGGCGGTCTGAAATGTTCTTCAACATATCTGGGACATTGAAGGGTTTAGCAAATAAGTTTgggttggtggtggttgtcACCAACCAAGTGGTGGATTTTATTGGGCCACATGATGGAGTGAATGGGGTGAGGTTGGGAAACTTGGAGTCCCTGGACACATCAGGCAGACGGGTGAGTCCAGCTTTGGGACTGGCTTGGGCACATTGCATAAATTCAAGAGTGTTCTTGGCAAGACATGAGCAATCTATTGAGGTTGACATTCGTAATGCTCCTTCAACAAGTATATGTAGTCAAACACATAGGACATTTCACCTTGTATTTGCCCCACATCTGGCCTATGCATCGGCcgaatttgtaataaaaaaagaaggtatagTCGGAGTATCACAGTAA
- the LOC117612792 gene encoding uncharacterized protein LOC117612792, producing MCKYEGGDSKGLIVPRTIKFAELLDRVHQIGNTNIREDKICLKFSVLVASNEWKHIKIEDDDDVNFFYEVQFRDSSRMGHSSVAIVESNEVTWNNTNVTDLGGEVGTDFMDMIDFSEEENLNPLVNIIGVKWVKKNRYNAVGVKDEEAYLDSGFSRSDWNPKITVGQIFSSKKALLTELRLTALRGHFEFKVQFSCTKRLLVVCCQRPCPWRVRASRIGEYNFMIVRCTTVHECDLRFVSDKHRQATAALVATSLKRKLKDCRTIYTPSDIMRDVKHNFGCTIHYSKAWKARELALLSIRGSAEEAYYILPAYCYELERMNPGTKTHIQTDENNHFVYLFMAVGACIRGFRSSMRPVIAVDATHLKSKYKGVMFVANAFDGNRNIYPLAFGIGDLETDASWHWFFTKLHEAIGECPNLVIISDRNVSIENVWNKIFPTAQHGICFYHMKGNMKRTCKLKKRDHILMHFEKAAKSYSIAEFDCHFRKIKRKEHVAQYLEEAGLHKWSRAHMDGRRYNVMTTNIAESINSVLRFARMLPVVHLIGEIVNLLVKWFTERRELALNCTTTLCPNFGEKKLRNRLEDAARMNVVKVNNAQYNVLDGDMDGLVDLTNNSCSCRKFQLEQLPCKHVVAVCRFLKVSVYAKASRYYTRKTWMDAYSDSIYPVQPHGMWDTPEDVRSRVVLPPMARVMPGRRKKLRIPSQGEGTIRRKCSRCGSAGHNKSTCKNNIPLRNVS from the exons ATGTGCAAATACGAAGGGGGTGACTCAAAAGGCTTAATAGTTCCACGGACCATCAAATTTGCTGAACTGTTGGACCGTGTGCATCAGATTGGTAATACAAACATCAGGGAAGACAAGATTTGCTTAAAATTCTCAGTTTTGGTGGCCTCGAATGAGTGGAAGCACATAAAGATTgaggacgatgatgatgtcaattttttttatgaagtacaATTCCGAG ATAGTAGTCGGATGGGTCATTCTTCAGTTGCCATtgttgaaagcaatgaagTAACTTGGAATAATACAAATGTCACTGATTTGGGAGGTGAAGTAGGGACAGATTTTATGgatatgattgattttagcgag GAGGAGAATCTGAACCCACTCGTCAACATTATTGGAGTcaaatgggtgaaaaaaaatcgGTATAATGCAGTCGGtgtaaaagatgaagaagcatATTTGGACAGCGGGTTTTCACGAAGCGATTGGAATCCGAAAATTACAGTTGGGcaaattttctctagtaaGAAAGCATTGTTGACGGAGTTACGGTTGACGGCATTAAGAGGCCACTTTGAATTTAAGGTGCAATTCTCTTGCACTAAGaggttgcttgtggtttgttGTCAACGTCCATGCCCATGGCGGGTCCGAGCATCGAGAATTGGAGAATACAACTTCATGATTGTGAGGTGTACAACTGTCCATGAATGTGATTTGAGGTTTGTAAGTGACAAGCATCGTCAAGCAACCGCAGCACTTGTAGCCACTTCACTTAAAAGGAAGTTGAAGGATTGTCGGACAATATACACACCAAGTGACATTATGAGAGATGTGAAACACAACTTTGGTTGCACCATCCATTATTCGAAAGCTTGGAAAGCAAGGGAGTTAGCTCTATTGTCCATTAGAGGATCAGCAGAGGAGGcatattatatccttccagctTATTGCTATGAATTGGAGCGTATGAATCCCGGCACAAAAACACACATCCAAACTGATGAGAACAATCactttgtgtatttatttatggcgGTTGGCGCATGTATTAGAGGGTTCCGTTCTTCCATGCGCCCAGTTATAGCCGTGGATGCCACTCATTTAAAATCCAAGTACAAGGGTGTTATGTTTGTAGCAAATGCATTCGATGGTAATCGAAATATATATCCTCTTGCttttgggatcggggatttggAGACGGATGCATCATGGCATTGGTTTTTCACTAAACTTCATGAAGCCATTGGTGAGTGTCCCAATCTTGTTATTATTTCTGATCGCAATGTTAGCATAGAGAATGTGTGGAACAAAATTTTTCCAACTGCACAACATGGCATATGCTTTTATCATATGAAGGGGAACATGAAACGCACTTGCAAGTTGAAAAAGCGTGATCACATACTTATGCACTTTGAGAAGGCTGCGAAATCTTATTCCATTGCTGAATTTGATTGTCATTTTCGCAAGATCAAGCGAAAGGAACATGTTGCTCAATATCTTGAAGAGGCAGGGTTACATAAGTGGTCTAGAGCTCACATGGATGGACGCCGCTACAATGTAAtgacaacaaatattgcgGAGTCAATCAACTCAGTCCTTAGGTTTGCAAGAATGCTGCCAGTGGTTCATTTGATAGGGGAAATTGTTAATCTCCTTGTGAAATGGTTCACCGAACGTCGTGAGTTGGCTTTGAATTGCACAACAACATTGTGCCCCAATTTTGGAGAGAAGAAGTTGAGGAACAGGTTGGAGGATGCTGCAAGGATGAATGTGGTTAAAGTTAATAATGCACAATATAATGTTTTGGACGGTGATATGGACGGCCTCGTAGATTTGACGAACAACAGTTGTAGTTGTAGAAAGTTTCAGCTTGAGCAGCTACCTTGCAAGCATGTAGTTGCAGTTTGCCGCTTCTTGAAAGTAAGTGTATATGCAAAGGCTTCTCGGTATTACACTCGGAAAACCTGGATGGATGCTTATTCGGATAGCATCTACCCGGTACAACCTCACGGAATGTGGGATACTCCTGAAGATGTTCGAAGTCGAGTTGTGCTGCCTCCCATGGCAAGGGTCATGCCAGGCAGACGAAAGAAGTTAAGAATTCCCTCGCAAGGAGAGGGCACCATTAGAAGAAAGTGCTCAAGGTGCGGTTCCGCAGGCCACAATAAAAGCACCTGTAAAAACAATATTCCATTGCGCAATGTATCTTAG